The Pochonia chlamydosporia 170 chromosome 1, whole genome shotgun sequence genome window below encodes:
- a CDS encoding lipase/thioesterase (similar to Metarhizium robertsii ARSEF 23 XP_007823922.1) — MGTQEKTPQPQTLSFWGKLDVILAAISVVSTTVWSVFTSFRRSEKDAPSLLLHVGYASLRKATRRLSVLQLQWISPSTDEMYEKYARSIRIAPTTVAFGSNGAKGHWIGNKDAKHVLIWYHGGGFCLPANAGYFEFLNDLVEASGKAGNDLAVFVLTYTLAPHARYPTQLTQAVETLRYIISDTRRRPSEILLGGDSAGGNLAIGVLSHLAHPHPEIPRVDLNEPLAGTVLISPWTSLDEKNSDKDVYSGGDIITPYVGRPWSRHYLGGASRDNYTDASDAPPSWFETYLVEKILVLAGGNEILKSNIDEFVTNLKAGFRSVEYFVGHREGHVAPIYNIYVGDSKETQQGEKLKAWLQEIL, encoded by the exons ATGGGAACGCAGGAgaaaacaccacaaccacaaaccctATCATTTTGGGGAAAGTTGGATGTCATTCTCGCTGCGATTTCAGTTGTATCCACCACTGTATGGTCTGTTTTTACTAGTTTCAGAAGGAGTGAAAAGGACGCTCCCAGTCTATTGTTACACGTTGGCTATGCTTCTCTTAGAAAGGCCACAAGGCGATTATCTgtgttgcagttgca ATGGATTTCCCCTTCGACCGACGAAATGTATGAGAAATACGCTCGTTCGATACGAATAGCTCCGACAACGGTTGCGTTCGGTTCCAATGGAGCGAAAGGCCATTGGATCGGCAACAAAGACGCCAAACACGTCTTAATCTGGTATCATGGTGGCGGCTTCTGCTTGCCTGCAAATGCAGGATATTTTGAGTTTCTAAACGACCTCGTGGAAGCTTCAGGCAAAGCGGGCAACGACCTCGCGGTCTTCGTGCTCACGTACACCCTTGCACCGCATGCGCGCTACCCAACTCAACTGACGCAAGCTGTCGAGACGTTGCGCTACATAATCTCAGATACTCGCCGTCGCCCTTCTGAAATTCTTCTCGGCGGTGACTCTGCGGGCGGAAATCTAGCCATTGGTGTTCTCTCACATCTTGCCCACCCGCACCCAGAGATTCCAAGAGTTGATTTGAACGAGCCATTGGCAGGTACTGTTCTTATTTCACCATGGACATCACTAGATGAGAAAAACAGTGACAAAGACGTCTACTCAGGCGGTGATATAATCACGCCATACGTTGGCCGGCCCTGGTCCAGACACTACTTGGGTGGTGCAAGCAGAGACAACTATACAGACGCGTCTGACGCACCGCCGAGTTGGTTTGAAACTTATCTAGTAGAGAAAATCTTGGTTCTCGCCGGTGGAAATGAAATCCTTAAATCTAAcattgatgagtttgtcaCGAACCTAAAG GCTGGGTTCCGATCCGTTGAGTATTTTGTCGGTCACCGAGAAGGCCATGTCGCTCCCATCTACAATATTTATGTAGGTGACTCGAAAGAAACACAGCAAGGGGAGAAGCTGAAAGCGTGGCTGCAAGAAATTTTGTAA
- a CDS encoding monooxygenase (similar to Aspergillus flavus NRRL3357 XP_002378456.1), giving the protein MLKDSASVDFDVVIVGAGISGINFAYRLQQRNPDLSYCILEGRHEIGGTWSLFQYPGIRSDSDLFTFGFSWRPWTGKQSIANGPLILDYVKECAKQEGIDKKIRYSHFVNSMHWSSSSKTWAVKVTTGEAEKTERTLQTRFVFMGTGYYDYDEPLKVDIPGIQDFKGTVIHPQFWPSDLDYTDKRMVIIGSGATAITILPSVAAETAHVTMLQRSPSYVMSLPAEGTFETVTRKALPRGVAHSLIRFKWILTSFMLVSFCRKFPNAARNFFLRTIAKQLPEGTAMDPDFTPSYNPWEQRVCMCPDGDFYKALESGKASIKTGAIETVTESSIRLTTGEELHPDIIVTATGLKMKMGGGINIYVDGERYDLSQHYLWKFAMAEDLPNVAFAWGYVDASWTLGADATSQLTCRLLNRMKERRVQAVVPRLHPHLRSNMKDLSIMALSATYVKKGQASCPKVGNLAPWQPRSHYWKDILTAWWGDLEDCMEWIQ; this is encoded by the exons ATGTTGAAAGACTCGGCAAGCGTTGACTTTGATGTGGTCATTGTTGGTGCAGGTATTTCTGGCATCAACTTTGCGTACCGCTTACAGCAGCGCAATCCAGATCTGAGTTACTGCATCTTGGAAGGTCGACATGAAATTGGAGGGACCTGGAGTCTTTTCCAGTATCCCG GAATACGTTCGGATTCCGACCTGTTTACCTTTGGGTTCTCTTGGCGACCATGGACAGGGAAACAATCCATTGCAAATGGGCCCTTGATCTTGGATTATGTTAAAGAATGTGCCAAGCAAGAGGGAATCGACAAGAAGATAAGATACTCTCACTTCGTTAACAGCATGCACTGGTCGTCATCGTCCAAGACATGGGCTGTAAAAGTGACCACTGGTGAGGCAGAGAAAACAGAGAGAACTTTGCAAACCCGTTTCGTATTCATGGGAACAGGATACTACGACTACGATGAACCATTGAAGGTCGATATTCCCGGCATTCAAGACTTCAAAGGAACTGTGATCCACCCCCAGTTTTGGCCATCCGACTTGGACTATACAGATAAGCGTATGGTCATAATAGGCTCTGGTGCAACTGCCATCACAATTCTCCCTTCTGTGGCAGCAGAAACCGCTCATGTGACAATGCTTCAACGCTCACCCAGCTATGTCATGTCCCTTCCGGCCGAAGGAACTTTTGAGACAGTCACAAGAAAGGCACTTCCACGCGGAGTAGCACACAGTCTGATTCGATTCAAATGGATACTCACTTCCTTCATGTTGGTATCCTTCTGCCGAAAATTTCCCAACGCGGCTCGCAACTTCTTTCTCCGCACGATCGCGAAACAATTGCCAGAAGGCACGGCGATGGATCCCGACTTTACGCCAAGCTACAACCCATGGGAGCAGCGGGTATGCATGTGCCCAGACGGAGATTTCTACAAGGCGCTGGAAAGCGGCAAGGCCAGTATTAAAACAGGAGCCATTGAGACAGTCACAGAGTCAAGTATACGTCTGACTACCGGCGAGGAGCTTCACCCAGACATCATTGTTACGGCGACGGGACTCAAAATGAAAATGGGTGGAGGAATTAACATTTATGTTGATGGGGAAAGATACGATCTTTCGCAACATTACCTGTGGAAATttgccatggctgaagaCTTGCCCAATGTTGCTTTCGCTTGGGGTTATGTAGATGCGAGTTGGACACTCGGCGCGGACGCAACCTCACAATTGACATGCCGGCTCCTGAATCGAATGAAGGAGAGACGGGTTCAGGCCGTGGTACCAAGGCTTCATCCGCACTTGAGATCGAACATGAAGGATTTGTCCATAATGGCACTTAGCGCGACATATGTTAAGAAGGGACAGGCCTCTTGCCCCAAGGTTGGCAACCTTGCGCCATGGCAGCCTCGGTCGCATTATTGGAAGGATATATTGACAGCTTGGTGGGGTGATTTGGAAGATTGCATGGAATGGATACAATAG
- a CDS encoding alpha/beta hydrolase family domain-containing protein, whose protein sequence is MELTQRYSTSNGVVHWDRFGSGPPLVFNHGTPFSSFVWRDMAESMSDQYTVYLWDMLGYGQSEKREGQIVSLDAQGALFAELLQFWMRDHNSQLPILIAHDFGGAVALRARLLHGAQYKALALVDPVAGPPLGSPLFHLIHDNSHIFTQLPPKIHKALVYEYISSASAQTLHPTALDTLAAPWLTPEGQPAFYRQIAQHELKFTEEIQPKFGELADIPVMLCWGTDDTWIPIELGRKLASRIPNVRFREIQGAGHLVSLDKPAQLMAHLMTFLGTLG, encoded by the coding sequence ATGGAACTTACACAACGATACTCAACCTCGAATGGTGTTGTTCACTGGGACAGGTTTGGCTCTGGTCCACCACTAGTGTTCAACCACGGCACACCCTTCAGCTCCTTTGTCTGGCGAGACATGGCAGAGTCTATGTCGGACCAGTATACAGTCTATCTATGGGATATGCTGGGATACGGCCAATCGGAGAAGCGTGAAGGTCAAATAGTCTCTCTGGACGCCCAAGGCGCGCTCTTCGCAGAGCTGTTACAGTTCTGGATGCGCGACCACAACTCCCAGCTGCCTATTCTGATTGCGCACGACTTTGGGGGAGCTGTTGCATTGCGGGCTCGTCTGCTTCACGGTGCTCAGTATAAAGCTCTAGCCTTGGTTGATCCGGTTGCTGGTCCTCCCCTCGGCTCACCGTTGTTTCATTTAATCCACGACAATTCACATATTTTCACGCAGCTGCCGCCAAAAATCCACAAAGCACTCGTATACGAGTACATATCCTCAGCGAGTGCCCAAACCTTGCACCCAACAGCTCTCGATACCCTGGCAGCGCCGTGGCTTACACCCGAGGGCCAACCAGCATTCTACAGACAGATAGCACAGCATGAGTTGAAGTTTACGGAAGAGATCCAACCGAAATTCGGCGAGCTGGCGGATATTCCCGTCATGCTATGTTGGGGAACCGATGATACCTGGATCCCCATTGAGTTGGGCCGCAAGCTTGCGTCTCGCATTCCGAATGTTCGGTTCAGGGAAATCCAAGGCGCTGGACACCTTGTTTCATTGGACAAACCTGCGCAACTAATGGCTCATCTAATGACGTTTTTGGGGACCTTGGGATAG
- a CDS encoding amino acid transporter (similar to Neosartorya fischeri NRRL 181 XP_001261253.1) yields the protein MDNHEKVAEDEASRQVSNGIVHDDKNGPVNLAIPPRLRRLHDPEVSFQEYQHYARITRAEQDALPKPTGKKNLLMYLIPNLQKAETGPADVAVRPDVNTSDIEQRKTITDEEWTNASRALRTAGTGAIFYLITTDILGPFGLPYAFATTGWGPGTALYTVFGFMAGFSGYLLWDCFMGLDSFQFPVKSFGDIGFRVYGTWCRYLFNILQAIQLICNVGAIIISNGEALSEAAKFKLCYAICCLVWALAGFVLGQIRTLQKFTWLANVAVFLNLTIMFITMGAAAHTDPLYSASASSAGYSIDPALVTPVNGTYPPVQHSGGLPSSNFAASLNGAMQAVYSYGGSMIFPEFMAEIRRPRDFLKGMWSAQLFIYVCYMLYGLFMYGYQGQYVQTPAYLGISAYGLQTAGNSLAIVSALIAATLYGNIGIKVLYNNVLVEFFKAPPLESKRGRYIWFALVPIYWSVAYVIGASIPDFAGFTGIVAAVCILQFTYSFPPLLHLGYQIQKSAMEGETGFDASTGELAVQDRGIKRWVRGFLGKRWYLNVFNLLYFLGAMALCGLGIYASVKNLIQIYAVPQLNAFGCTSPLEVSA from the exons ATGGACAACCATGAGAAAGTAGCAGAAGACGAAGCTTCTCGCCAAGTCTCCAATGGAATTGTACACGATGACAAGAATGGACCGGTCAATCTCGCGATTCCACCCAGACTGCGACGCCTTCACGACCCAGAGGTCTCGTTTCAAGAATATCAACACTACGCACGTATTACTAGAGCAGAACAGGATGCGCTGCCCAAACCGACTGGGAAAAAGAATCTGCTGATGTATCTCATCCCGAATCTGCAAAAGGCAGAAACAGGGCCAGCAGATGTTGCTGTTCGCCCCGACGTCAATACTTCGGACATTGAGCAGCGCAAAACTATTACCGATGAAGAGTGGACGAATGCCTCTAGAGCTTTGAGAACTGCTGGTACCGGTGCCATATTCTATCTCATTACCACCGATATCTTGGGCCCCTTTGGACTGCCCTACGCATTCGCTACAACAGGTTGGGG ACCGGGCACTGCTCTTTATACTGTATTTGGGTTCATGGCAGGTTTCTCCGGTTATCTGCTCTGGGATTGCTTCATGG GACTTGATTCTTTCCAATTTCCAGTCAAATCTTTCGGAGACATTGGCTTCCGTGTGTATGGGACATGGTGCCGCTACCtgttcaacatcctccaagCCATCCAGCTTATCTGCAACGTCGGTGCCATCATCATTTCCAACGGAGAAGCACTCTCAGAAGCTGCCAAATTCAAGCTATGTTACGCAATCTGCTGTCTTGTATGGGCTCTCGCCGGCTTCGTCCTGGGCCAAATCCGCACATTGCAAAAGTTCACCTGGCTCGCCAACGTCGCCGTCTTTCTCAATCTAACCATCATGTTCATCACAATGGGCGCCGCAGCACATACAGATCCCCTCTATTCTGCATCCGCCTCATCGGCTGGGTATTCTATTGACCCTGCCCTTGTTACTCCCGTCAATGGCACGTATCCTCCGGTCCAGCACAGCGGAGGTCTTCCCTCCTCCAATTTTGCTGCCTCACTCAACGGAGCCATGCAAGCAGTCTACTCATACGGCGGATCCATGATCTTTCCGGAGTTCATGGCCGAGATTAGACGACCAAGAGATTTCCTGAAAGGGATGTGGTCTGCTCAGCTCTTCATTTACGTCTGCTATATGCTCTACGGGCTTTTCATGTACGGATATCAGGGACAATATGTCCAAACGCCCGCATACCTCGGCATTTCTGCCTATGGGCTGCAGACCGCCGGTAACTCCTTGGCCATTGTATCGGCTCTCATTGCTGCTACGCTCTACGGTAACATTGGTATCAAAG TCCTGTATAACAACGTGCTTGTCGAGTTCTTCAAGGCGCCTCCtctggaaagcaaacggGGCAGATACATTTGGTTTGCTCTTGTGCCAATCTACTGGTCCGTCGCCTACGTAATCGGCGCATCGATTCCCGATTTTGCTGGATTCACCGGCATCGTCGCTGCTGTCTGTATCTTACAGTTCACGTATTCTTTCCCACCGCTTCTGCATTTAGGCTACCAAATTCAGAAGTCCGCCATGGAAGGGGAAACAGGTTTTGACGCCAGCACTGGTGAGCTTGCGGTGCAGGATCGTGGAATCAAGCGCTGGGTTCGTGGTTTCTTAGGGAAGCGTTGGTATCTCAACGTCTTTAATCTTTTGTACTTTCTTGGTGCAATGGCTCTGTGTGGTCTCGGTATCTACGCCTCGGTGAAAAACTTGATTCAGATTTACGCGGTCCCTCAGCTGAATGCGTTTGGTTGCACATCCCCGTTGGAGGTTTCTGCATGA
- a CDS encoding ring finger domain-containing protein: MSLALNAVMQSEAATAATTGNGDSASHPRFHLVLTRRNSVICLDVLRDEDMVRHLPCQHYFHSSCLDTWYLRQHQTCPLCKTPIFKEAPKKVKKAPESSGSAVANASSQ, encoded by the coding sequence ATGTCTCTTGCTCTGAATGCCGTCATGCAGAgtgaagcagcaacagcagcaaccacGGGAAATGGAGACTCTGCGTCCCATCCTCGCTTCCACCTTGTACTAACTCGTCGCAATAGTGTGATCTGCCTAGATGTCTTACGAGACGAAGACATGGTCCGCCATCTGCCATGTCAGCACTATTTCCATTCATCCTGCCTAGACACTTGGTACTTGCGACAACATCAAACATGCCCCCTCTGTAAAACACCCATCTTCAAAGAGGCTCCGAAAAAGGTCAAGAAAGCACCGGAGTCTTCGGGGAGCGCAGTCGCCAATGCATCGAGTCAATAG
- a CDS encoding outer membrane autotransporter protein (similar to Eutypa lata UCREL1 XP_007794918.1), producing the protein MFGLQSPLAVIAIAISVVWAAPSVSQNPVFSTTCEGKSYTYNELAGYGFVPSDARDKFGDTISLGSSIAFASWSKKGSKYEGKLFGLPDRGWNTQGTINFQPRIHEFHVTLTPAPGATTAKPSPPNVAFVYKDSILLTGPDGKPMTGLDADQTGGLKYPGFPILPAATYTGNGFGGPGEGGKRVTLDPEALVLAKDGGFWISDEYGPYIYKFNKKGKMIAATAPPEALLPLRNGTVSFASNNPPTYDPSRQPSPTNPTQGRQNNQGFEGMTISPDGKSLWVLLQSAARQEGGSNASSRRYTRLLKYSLKNCKGGKQAAVYKAEYVVPLPTFKDATGKTLVAAQSEMHFVSDTQFFFLPRDSGNGRGLSSTESIYRHVDIFDISKATNVKGPTHDTFNASIASAAGVLNADITPATVCPFIDFNINAQLNRFGLHNGGPQDGGLLNEKWEGIALVPVKGEIGADKHDGGEYFLFAASDNDFITQNGFMNFGKIPYSDKSGFNADNQMLVFKVTLPKGSKPLVA; encoded by the exons ATGTTTGGACTTCAATCCCCGCTGGCGGTCATCGCCATTGCGATATCCGTCGTCTGGGCTGCTCCGTCTGTATCCCAGAATCCCGTCTTCTCAACTACTTGCGAGGGCAAGTCGTACACGTACAACGAACTCGCGGGATACGGATTTGTTCCTAGCGACGCTCGAGACAAGTTTGGCGACACAATTAGTCTCGGATCTTCAATCGCATTCGCGTCCTGGTCCAAGAAGGGATCTAAATACGAAGGGAAACTCTTTGGACTGCCTGATCGCGGTTGGAATACACAAGGCACAATCAATTTCCAACCTCGAATTCACGAATTCCATGTGACGCTGACGCCTGCGCCGGGTGCAACAACTGCTAAACCGTCGCCTCCGAATGTCGCATTTGTATATAAAGATTCAATCCTGCTCACTGGCCCGGATGGCAAGCCCATGACCGGCCTCGACGCCGACCAGACGGGAGGTCTCAAGTATCCTGGTTTTCCCATTCTCCCGGCCGCAACTTACACTGGGAATGGCTTTGGTGGACCTGGAGAAGGTGGTAAGCGAGTGACGCTTGATCCTGAAGCCCTGGTTCTCGCAAAAGATGGCGGTTTCTGGATTAGTGATGAGTATGGGCCATATATTTACAAATTTAACAAAAAAGGGAAGATGATTGCGGCTACCGCACCCCCAGAGGCCCTTCTTCCTTTGAGAAATGGAACTGTCAG CTTCGCATCAAACAATCCTCCAACATACGATCCCTCTAGACAGCCTAGCCCGACCAATCCTACACAAGGACGCCAGAACAACCAGGGTTTTGAGGGAATGACCATCAGCCCCGATGGAAAGTCTTTATGGGTGCTTCTCCAGTCAGCCGCTCGTCAGGAGGGGGGTTCGAATGCAAGCTCTCGTCGATACACCCGTTTGCTGAAGTACTCCCTTAAGAATTGCAAGGGTGGAAAGCAGGCGGCTGTTTACAAGGCAGAATATGTCGTGCCTCTGCCTACGTTCAAAGATGCGACCGGAAAAACCTTGGTGGCCGCCCAGTCCGAAATGCATTTCGTTTCGGACACACAATTCTTCTTTCTCCCACGAGACTCCGGTAATGGACGCGGCCTGTCTAGCACAGAGTCAATTTACCGGCATGTAGACATCTTTGACATCTCCAAGGCGACAAATGTCAAGGGGCCGACTCATGACACCTTCAATGCATCTATCGCGAGCGCAG CTGGGGTTTTGAACGCTGACATTACTCCTGCTACGGTTTGCCCCTTTATCGACTTTAATATTAATGCACAGCTCAACCGATTTGGATTGCATAATGGTGGTCCACAAGATGGCGGGCTGTTGAACGAGAAATGGGAGGGCATTGCTCTAGTACCAGTGAAAGGTGAAATTGGTGCCGATAAgcatgatggaggcgagTACTTCTTATTCGCAGCCTCCGACAATGATTTCATCACTCAAAATG GGTTCATGAACTTTGGTAAAATACCATATTCAGATAAGTCAGGATTCAATGCGGACAATCAGATGTTGGTCTTTAAAGTCACTCTCCCCAAGGGTAGTAAGCCATTAGTTGCCTAG
- a CDS encoding fungal hydrophobin domain-containing protein yields MKFLAVASLLFASTLAVPTSQCGECQHHHPGGNNPGGNNPGGNNPGGNNPGGNNPGGNNPGGNNPGGNNPGGNNPGGNNPGGNNPGGNNPGGNNPGSYNPCPSGLYANPQCCSTDVLGVAGLDCKSPSSAPTSGDNFKAVCSASGKQAKCCVVPVAGQAVLCTDAPGGNNPGGNNPGGNNPGGNNPGGNNPGGNNPGGNNPGGNNPGGNNPGNNPGNSKVCPSGLYSNPQCCDTNVLGVAALGCGNPSSAPTSGDNFKSTCAASGKKAVCCVVPVAGQALLCEDAIGGNNPGNNPGGNNPGGNNPGNNPGGNNPGGNNPGGNNPGGNNPGGNPPASKVCPKGLYSNPQCCSTNVLGVAALDCKNPSSTPSSGANFKTVCSAQGRQPLCCVLPVAGQDVLCTKPVGA; encoded by the exons ATGAAGTTCCTCGCAGTTGCTTCTCTGCTCTTTGCTAGCACATTGGCTGTGCCGACCAGCCAATGCGGCGaatgccaacatcatcatcctggCGGCAATAACCCCGGCGGCAACAACCCGGGTGGCAATAATCCTGGAGGAAACAACCCAGGCGGCAATAATCCAGGTGGAAACAACCCGGGTGGAAATAATCCTGGTGGCAACAACCCAGGTGGAAATAACCCCGGCGGTAACAACCCAGGTGGTAACAATCCAGGAGGCAATAACCCAGGCGGCAACAACCCAGGCAGCTACAACCCTTGCCCATCTGGTCTCTACGCCAATCCTCAGTGCTGCTCAACTGATGTTCTCggtgttgctggtctggATTGCAAGAGCC CATCATCTGCCCCTACCAGCGGCGACAACTTTAAGGCAGTTTGTTCTGCTAGCGGCAAGCAGGCGAAGTGCTGCGTTGTTCCAGTA GCCGGCCAAGCCGTTCTCTGCACCGACGCTCCTGGAGGCAATAACCCTGGTGGCAACAACCCAGGTGGTAACAATCCTGGTGGCAACAACCCGGGAGGCAACAATCCTGGAGGCAATAACCCAGGCGGCAACAACCCAGGCGGTAACAATCCTGGAGGCAACAACCCAGGAAACAACCCAGGTAACTCTAAAGTTTGCCCTTCAGGTCTTTATAGCAACCCTCAATGCTGCGACACTAATGTCCTCGGCGTGGCTGCTCTCGGCTGCGGCAACC CATCCTCCGCCCCAACCAGCGGTGACAACTTTAAGTCAACATGCGCAGCCAGTGGCAAGAAAGCGGTCTGCTGTGTCGTTCCGGTT GCTGGCCAAGCCCTTCTCTGCGAGGACGCTATCGGAGGCAACAACCCCGGAAATAACCCTGGTGGCAACAATCCCGGAGGCAACAACCCAGGAAACAATCCAGGTGGTAACAACCCAGGCGGCAACAACCCTGGTGGCAATAATCCAGGTGGTAACAACCCAGGTGGTAACCCTCCTGCGTCTAAGGTCTGCCCTAAAGGTCTTTACAGCAACCCTCAGTGCTGCTCTACGAACGTCCTTGGTGTTGCGGCTCTCGACTGTAAAAACC CATCTTCGACTCCTAGCAGCGGCGCCAACTTTAAGACTGTCTGCTCTGCCCAGGGCAGACAGCCTCTCTGCTGTGTCCTTCCTGTG GCTGGCCAGGATGTTCTTTGCACCAAACCTGTTGGTGCTTAA